GCAGGATGAGGAAGCGCAGTTCCTTCAAGGGGTGGATGTGGAGCAGATCATGACGTCGAAAGTGAAGGTCGCCGATCCGGACGAGCTCGTCGTGGACGCCGCCCGGCGCATGATTGAAGCGAAGATCGGCTGTCTGCCGGTCGTGGACAAGGAAGGGGATCTCATCGGCCTGATTACGGAGACAGACATCATACGCCATTACGTCGAAATTACGGGGAAGGGCAAGAAATAAAGTGAGTGAAATCCGTGACTTAGAGGGAAAAATCGCGCTCGTCGCGGCGGCCAGCAAGGGACTCGGCCGGGCCTGCGCGCTTGAAATCGCCCGGCGGGGCGCGAAAGTTGCCATCTGTTCGCGGGATGCCGGCTCGGTTGCCGAAGCGGCTGCCGCCATCGCGGCAGAGACGGGCGCCGATGTATGGCACTGCGCGGCGGACATGAGCGCGGCCGAGGACGTGAAAAAATTCGTGGGAGGTGCGGCATCACACTTCGGCGGGGTGGATATTCTCGTTTCCAATGCGGGGGGGCCTCCCCGCGGAAATTTCTCCGATCTCGACGATGACGTGCCCTGGTTTTCCGCCTTTGAGCTGGGCGTGATGAGCGCGATCCGCCTGGTGCGGGCTGCGCTTCCCCATATGCGCGGAAGGGGGTACGGCCGCATTCTGTTTATCCTGTCGAGCTCCGTGCGCGAGCCCATCGATCAGCTTCTTCTCTCGAACGTGATGCGTCCTGCCGTGGCGGGCCTGTCGAAATCTCTTTCCCGCGAGCTGGGCCCTGACAACATACTGGTCAACGTTGTTGCGCCGGGCATGATTTTGACGGACCGCGTTCTGGAGGGGCAGAAGCGAATGGTCGAAAATCTTGGCATCACGCCGGAGGAGGCCATGGCGAGGCTTTCAGCAGATTTTCCCCTGAAGCGCCTAGGACGGCCGGATGAATTCGCCCAGATGGTGGCTTTTCTTGCCTCTCCCCAGGCGAGTTTCATATCGGGCGGGGTGTTTATGGTGGATGGCGGCCGCCTGAGGGGGATTTGATCCCTAGCGCGGGTATCGCCGGCGCTGCGGCTCGGCGGGCGCGGCCTGCGGCTGCTCGACCGGTTCGGTGGGAATGGCCTTGCGGGGGGCGTTGGCCCGAAGCGGCGCATTCTCCTCGGCTTTCTTTTCGAGAGCGATTCTCTCGCTTTCCGCCTTCAGCGCCTTTTTTTTCTCATAGACGATAATCTGTTCGCGAAGTTGGGAGAAAAAATCGTCTTCGCGGATATTTGAAGTGATCTCCACCCGCGTCTGAATGTCAGAGAATTTTTCGACAAAAACCCCGATTCTTCTCGTCCCGCTGACGGCCACGATCCGGCCGGTCTGCGAGTCGGCCTCCCGGATGTCCTGTTCATTCAGATTCATCACGCGGACCACTGCGGCAAAGACGATCTCGTATGGCCGGTTGAATATCAGGCTGCTTCCGCCGCCCGGCTGGACGGAGTCCGTTCGGCTGATTTTTTGTGACAGGACATCGCAGCCTCCGGAGAGGAGGACGGCTGCGAGGGCAAGAATGAGAGTTGCGCTTTTCCGCATGAGGAACTCCCCAACCGGCGGGCGAATACGGGCACTATACCACACCCGTCCCGTTGACACTTTCTCGGCCCCCCCGCCATACTGGAGGGCTGGAAATTTCTGCTTTTAAGGATGCGCATCGGATGGATGACATCGTCATCGAAGGGGCCCGCGAGCACAATCTCAAGGGGATTTCCCTTCGCCTTCCCCGGGAAAATTTTATCGTCGTGACGGGCCCGAGCGGCTCGGGAAAGTCTTCGCTCGCCTTCGACACCATCTACGCCGAGGGACACCGCCGGTACGTGGAGAGCCTCTCGACCTACGCCCGGCAGTTCCTCGAGCGGGTGGACAAGCCGGATGTGGACGCCATCGAGGGCATCAGCCCGGCCATTGCCATCGCGCAATACAACCCGGTCAAACACTCCCGCTCCACGGTCGGAACCGCTTCGGAGATCTACGACTATTTGCGGCTGCTGTACGCGAAGGCCGGCGACATTCACTGCCCCGCGTGCGGGAATCCCGTCCGGCCCTCCACCGTGGACAGCTCGGTGAACGTGGTTCTCGGGGAGTGCGAGGGGGAGCGCGGCTTTGTTCTTTTCCCCGCGGTTCTTCCCCCCGAGAGCGAGCTGGATGATTTTTTGAAGGGGTTGATGGCACAGGGCTTCATCCGCGTGATGGTGGACGGGGAGGTGCACGACGTCAGCCCCGGCCTCGCCGATCTGCTCCGCGAAAAAGCCGTCCTCCCGGAAATCCCGCCTGCAAAAGAAAAAAAAGCCGCCCGGAAGGGCCGGCCGCCCAAGCAGAAGAAAAAAGCCGTCCCGAAGAAAATCACCGGGGCGTTTCACCTCCGCGTTGTGGTGGACCGCCTGATTTTTTCGGCGGAGACCCGCGCGCGGCTGGGCGAGTCGCTCGAGACGGCGTTCCGCGAAGGGGGGGATGTCGCCGAAATACAGGTCGTGGATGGTCCCCTCTTCCGCTTTTCCCGGCGGCTCGAATGCTGCGGACAATCCTTCCAGGGGCCCACTCCGCTGACCTTCAGCTTCAACAATCCGCAGGGCGCCTGCCATGCGTGCGGCGGGTTCGGAAATATGCTTGTGCTCGATGAGGATCTGATCGTCCCGGACCCGGACCGGTCGTTGGCGCAAGGAGCGATCGCTCCGTGGACGCGGCCGCGCTACCGGAGTCACTTCGGCCGCCAGCTTCAGGAGGCCGCGAAACACGAAGGCCTCGATATCCACAAACCCTGGAAGCTGCTTCCCGAGAGCCATAAAGAGATGGTGCTCAAC
The window above is part of the bacterium genome. Proteins encoded here:
- a CDS encoding CBS domain-containing protein; this encodes MRVRDLMTKNVVPISLDEQLDLVNEIMKEGNIRHMPVTKGGRVVGIVSQRDLLRARLSSIAEYSQDEEAQFLQGVDVEQIMTSKVKVADPDELVVDAARRMIEAKIGCLPVVDKEGDLIGLITETDIIRHYVEITGKGKK
- a CDS encoding SDR family oxidoreductase; this translates as MSEIRDLEGKIALVAAASKGLGRACALEIARRGAKVAICSRDAGSVAEAAAAIAAETGADVWHCAADMSAAEDVKKFVGGAASHFGGVDILVSNAGGPPRGNFSDLDDDVPWFSAFELGVMSAIRLVRAALPHMRGRGYGRILFILSSSVREPIDQLLLSNVMRPAVAGLSKSLSRELGPDNILVNVVAPGMILTDRVLEGQKRMVENLGITPEEAMARLSADFPLKRLGRPDEFAQMVAFLASPQASFISGGVFMVDGGRLRGI